In one Natronosalvus amylolyticus genomic region, the following are encoded:
- a CDS encoding MBL fold metallo-hydrolase gives MHRIALGNTVFEGANNAYLHDGESTVLLDTGVAVGETRNELEAGLESQGVEFADIDAIVLTHYHADHTGLAGEIQAASGATVYAHAADAPLIAGEQAAWEELESIQRRLFDQWGMPPESQDELVTFLEAGEGAGIYGDPVDVTPIEDGQTLRLGDLTLEVVHAPGHTSGLCCFVPLEGDGEPGTDGERATSGEDGERATSHQVYTGDALLPEYTPNVGGADVRLDGALAAYVRTLEWFIERDFVRAWPGHRMPIAEPATRARDILLHHEQRAYRVADALAKPETRVEEDLYSEHGPADAWTVSARLFGDLSNIHILHGPGEAYAHLEHLRDEGAVRMDDGGRYSLTETGREQLAACTDGRWPLSELLRA, from the coding sequence ATGCACCGGATCGCACTCGGAAACACGGTCTTCGAGGGAGCGAACAACGCCTATCTCCACGACGGCGAGTCGACGGTCTTGCTCGACACCGGCGTCGCTGTCGGGGAGACTCGAAACGAACTCGAGGCCGGTCTCGAGTCTCAGGGCGTGGAGTTTGCGGATATCGACGCCATCGTTTTGACCCACTATCACGCCGACCACACCGGGTTGGCGGGCGAGATTCAGGCGGCGAGCGGAGCGACCGTCTACGCCCACGCGGCTGACGCACCCCTGATTGCTGGCGAGCAAGCCGCCTGGGAGGAACTTGAGTCGATCCAACGTCGACTGTTCGACCAGTGGGGAATGCCCCCGGAATCACAGGACGAACTCGTCACCTTTCTCGAGGCAGGCGAAGGCGCGGGTATCTACGGCGATCCGGTCGACGTGACCCCGATCGAAGACGGACAGACGCTCAGGCTCGGCGATCTCACACTCGAGGTCGTACACGCGCCCGGCCACACATCCGGGCTGTGTTGTTTCGTCCCACTCGAGGGCGACGGCGAGCCTGGGACGGACGGTGAACGTGCAACGAGTGGCGAGGATGGCGAACGTGCAACGAGCCATCAGGTCTACACCGGCGATGCCCTCTTGCCTGAGTACACGCCCAACGTCGGCGGGGCTGACGTCCGACTCGACGGTGCGCTCGCGGCGTACGTTCGCACGCTCGAGTGGTTCATCGAACGCGATTTCGTCCGTGCCTGGCCCGGCCATCGAATGCCGATTGCAGAACCCGCGACGCGCGCTCGAGACATCCTCCTCCATCACGAGCAACGAGCCTACCGGGTGGCAGACGCGCTGGCGAAACCCGAAACGCGGGTCGAGGAAGATCTGTACTCCGAGCACGGGCCGGCCGACGCCTGGACGGTCAGTGCCCGACTGTTCGGCGACCTCTCGAATATCCACATCCTGCACGGCCCTGGTGAAGCGTACGCCCACCTCGAGCACTTGCGGGATGAGGGCGCGGTCCGGATGGACGACGGCGGACGCTATTCGCTGACCGAAACTGGGCGAGAACAGTTAGCGGCGTGTACCGATGGGCGGTGGCCGCTCTCGGAGTTACTGCGAGCATGA
- a CDS encoding amphi-Trp domain-containing protein, protein MGDKTTASEQHSREETADLLQALASQLRGEGTADVTVGNKVVTLTPSETVEYEITVEERSPMLGRRREEISISLEWGVETES, encoded by the coding sequence ATGGGCGACAAAACCACCGCTAGTGAGCAACACTCGAGAGAAGAAACGGCTGACCTTCTGCAAGCGCTGGCAAGCCAACTCCGCGGGGAGGGAACGGCCGACGTCACCGTCGGCAACAAAGTCGTGACGCTGACGCCGAGTGAAACGGTCGAGTACGAAATTACCGTCGAGGAACGGTCACCGATGCTCGGCCGACGTCGGGAAGAGATTTCGATCTCACTCGAGTGGGGTGTCGAGACGGAATCGTAG
- the rio1 gene encoding serine/threonine-protein kinase Rio1, translating to MPTEFELVDLEETDTPGDEWEEIDVTDTEADRIARKRDRSFEQFEKRIKDADQFKVEQSVFDDATFAALYKLVQDGHVEAFGGPISTGKEANVYHALGDDREVAVKVYRINASNFRQMRDYLEGDPRFEGLGGKKKDVVLAWVKKEFANLQRARRAGVRVPEAIATERNVLVMEYFGDEDGRAKRLGEVHVENPQTAYEVLREYMRRLYSAGLIHGDLSEYNVVFHDGHLVVIDLGQAVTVHHPNSRGFLERDCHNVASFFRRQGLEIDDEDLLEFVTQPTPDPSGDGSR from the coding sequence ATGCCAACGGAGTTCGAACTGGTCGACCTCGAGGAGACGGACACCCCCGGTGACGAGTGGGAAGAAATCGACGTCACCGACACCGAAGCGGACCGTATCGCCCGGAAACGGGATCGGTCGTTCGAGCAATTCGAGAAACGAATCAAGGACGCAGACCAGTTCAAAGTCGAACAGTCAGTGTTCGACGACGCCACCTTCGCCGCGCTGTACAAGCTCGTACAGGACGGCCACGTCGAGGCCTTCGGTGGGCCGATATCGACGGGCAAAGAGGCCAACGTCTACCACGCCCTGGGTGACGACCGCGAAGTCGCCGTCAAAGTCTACCGCATCAACGCCTCCAACTTCCGCCAGATGCGTGACTATCTCGAGGGTGACCCTCGGTTCGAGGGACTCGGCGGGAAGAAAAAAGACGTCGTCCTCGCCTGGGTGAAAAAGGAGTTCGCCAACCTCCAACGAGCGAGACGTGCGGGTGTCAGGGTTCCGGAGGCGATCGCCACCGAACGCAACGTCCTCGTCATGGAGTACTTCGGTGACGAAGACGGCCGAGCTAAACGGCTTGGGGAAGTCCACGTCGAGAACCCACAGACGGCCTACGAAGTGCTGCGAGAGTACATGCGTCGGCTGTATTCGGCGGGCCTCATTCACGGCGACCTCAGCGAGTACAACGTCGTCTTTCACGACGGCCACCTCGTGGTTATCGATCTCGGACAGGCCGTCACCGTTCACCATCCCAACAGCCGAGGGTTCCTCGAGCGTGATTGTCACAACGTCGCCTCCTTTTTCCGACGACAGGGTCTCGAGATCGACGACGAGGACCTCCTCGAGTTCGTCACCCAGCCAACGCCGGATCCCTCCGGTGACGGAAGTCGGTGA
- a CDS encoding plastocyanin/azurin family copper-binding protein, translating into MVVGACTFTLEGVPILIDMLRDLSTQGSVHPDRRTALHGLAFLLASTLVPGTVTAQDDTEEDETQDEPDEDPEDDEPVEEDDAAQPADSVIVELVDFAYEPGTASDLEIPPGTRVEFVWITDNHNIVVDAQPEAADWDGHEPIEDTGFEYEYTFEVEGTYDFHCTPHIGLGMIATIVVDPEATPDDDTVIPEVVPFSAWTLAIATVVSLIAVLALTYMFMRFGGPSAE; encoded by the coding sequence GTGGTTGTTGGGGCCTGTACTTTCACCCTCGAGGGTGTACCGATACTGATCGACATGCTTCGCGACCTTTCAACTCAAGGTTCGGTACATCCTGATCGACGAACGGCCCTTCACGGACTCGCTTTTTTGCTTGCGTCGACCCTCGTTCCGGGGACGGTCACCGCACAGGACGACACGGAGGAGGACGAAACGCAGGACGAACCCGACGAGGATCCGGAGGACGATGAACCTGTAGAGGAAGACGATGCTGCCCAGCCCGCCGACTCCGTCATCGTCGAACTGGTCGACTTCGCCTACGAGCCGGGGACAGCGAGCGACCTCGAGATCCCGCCCGGAACGCGGGTCGAGTTCGTGTGGATCACCGACAACCACAATATCGTCGTCGACGCTCAACCCGAAGCGGCTGACTGGGACGGGCACGAACCGATCGAGGACACCGGCTTCGAGTACGAGTACACGTTCGAAGTCGAGGGTACCTACGACTTTCACTGTACCCCACATATCGGGCTGGGCATGATCGCGACGATCGTGGTCGATCCCGAGGCAACACCCGACGACGATACCGTAATTCCGGAGGTCGTCCCGTTTTCGGCGTGGACGCTGGCGATCGCGACCGTCGTCTCGCTGATTGCGGTGCTGGCACTCACGTACATGTTCATGCGCTTTGGCGGGCCATCGGCGGAGTGA
- a CDS encoding phosphoglucomutase/phosphomannomutase family protein: MEQIAFGTDGWRAPLETFTPVRVRMVAQGIASTLQAEGHDQPVVVGYDAREGSRGFAEEVSRVLCANGFDVLLSERDRPTPLYAYTVVDRECAGAVVITASHNPPSDNGIKFIPSDGAPALPPVMDAIADSLGEPIALPADEHGSVREFDPLEDHASHCLELAESILEDASGSEDADVHAHLEGLTVAYDAMHGSGREATDALLERAGAGVERLRCTRDPEFGGGAPEPAAETLEELVEVVTSGAADLGIANDGDADRIAVVTPERGYLDENLLFGALFDWLLESRSGPAIRTVSTTSLLDRIGEAHGESVHEVPVGFKWIARGMAEHDALVGGEESGGFSVRGHVREKDGVLMGLLTACMHAAEPIDDRVDRLLETHGHIVQRKTSVPCPDEEKVARLEALADDVPDVVAGAAVDSVNTADGYKLALEDGSWLLVRPSGTEPVLRVYAEAGTLERVETLLEAGERLLESVA, encoded by the coding sequence ATGGAGCAGATCGCGTTCGGAACTGACGGCTGGCGAGCGCCGCTCGAGACGTTCACGCCGGTTCGTGTTCGGATGGTCGCCCAGGGTATCGCATCGACGCTTCAGGCGGAGGGACACGACCAACCGGTCGTCGTCGGCTACGACGCTCGAGAGGGATCTCGAGGGTTTGCCGAAGAGGTGTCGCGGGTCCTCTGTGCGAACGGATTCGACGTCCTGCTCAGCGAGCGTGACCGACCGACGCCGCTGTATGCGTACACGGTCGTCGACCGCGAGTGTGCTGGGGCCGTCGTAATCACGGCATCGCACAACCCGCCATCGGACAACGGTATCAAGTTCATTCCGAGCGACGGCGCACCGGCGCTGCCGCCGGTGATGGACGCGATTGCCGACTCGCTAGGCGAACCAATAGCGCTCCCTGCTGATGAACACGGATCGGTCCGGGAGTTCGACCCGCTCGAGGATCACGCCAGCCACTGTCTCGAACTCGCGGAATCGATCCTCGAGGATGCTTCCGGGTCCGAGGACGCGGACGTTCACGCACACCTCGAGGGTCTCACCGTCGCCTACGACGCGATGCACGGCAGCGGTCGGGAGGCCACGGACGCACTTCTCGAACGGGCCGGTGCCGGGGTCGAACGACTGCGGTGTACGCGCGACCCCGAGTTCGGCGGTGGCGCGCCAGAACCGGCGGCGGAGACGCTCGAGGAACTGGTCGAGGTCGTCACCTCGGGGGCGGCCGACCTGGGTATCGCGAACGACGGGGACGCCGACCGTATCGCCGTCGTCACGCCCGAACGCGGATATCTGGACGAAAACCTACTCTTTGGGGCGCTTTTCGACTGGCTGCTCGAGTCCCGCTCGGGCCCGGCAATCAGAACGGTATCGACCACCTCGCTGCTCGACCGCATCGGCGAGGCACACGGCGAGTCTGTCCACGAAGTTCCCGTCGGATTCAAGTGGATTGCCCGGGGGATGGCCGAGCACGACGCCCTCGTCGGCGGCGAGGAATCGGGCGGGTTCAGCGTCCGTGGGCACGTCCGCGAGAAAGACGGTGTGCTCATGGGACTGCTCACCGCGTGCATGCACGCGGCCGAACCGATCGACGACCGGGTCGACCGGCTGCTCGAGACCCACGGGCACATCGTCCAGCGAAAGACGAGCGTTCCCTGTCCCGACGAGGAGAAAGTGGCCCGCCTCGAGGCGCTCGCTGACGACGTTCCGGACGTCGTCGCGGGGGCCGCCGTCGACTCGGTGAATACGGCTGACGGCTACAAACTGGCTCTCGAGGACGGCTCGTGGTTGCTCGTTCGGCCGAGCGGAACCGAACCCGTGTTGCGAGTGTACGCCGAAGCCGGGACGCTCGAGCGAGTGGAGACACTGCTCGAGGCGGGTGAACGATTGCTCGAGTCGGTGGCGTGA
- a CDS encoding DUF1931 family protein, which translates to MADLIVKAAVKEALDDKNVASDFYEALDEEVSELLEDAARRAEANDRKTVQPRDL; encoded by the coding sequence ATGGCAGATCTTATCGTCAAAGCAGCCGTAAAGGAAGCACTCGATGACAAAAACGTCGCTTCGGACTTCTACGAAGCACTCGACGAGGAAGTTTCGGAACTGCTCGAGGACGCCGCCCGACGCGCCGAGGCCAACGACCGGAAGACGGTCCAGCCTCGCGACCTGTAA
- a CDS encoding helix-turn-helix transcriptional regulator, translating into MAEVLEEVEFLTRSPHRVDILTALATGPRDRSKLKTETGASASTISRTLRAFEDRHWVERIDHRYQATELGSFVADTIRETLGRLETEQKLRSEWRCLPDDAISLEAVVDATITCATVDDPYRPISRFATLLEETTTLRFVGFELGLVEPCIEDLCEQIIDGMDAVIIDQPAVASYIRSTYPVLSRRTLESGNITVFLQEKLPQCGLSLFDHRAALCFYVPDTGTVRTLLDTDNPAVYQWVESTYETIRDNAEPVTFEDGELRPLEAAAGEVPTWSPPPPW; encoded by the coding sequence ATGGCCGAGGTGCTCGAGGAAGTGGAGTTTCTGACTCGGTCCCCTCACCGGGTCGACATACTGACAGCACTCGCTACCGGGCCGCGTGATCGGTCGAAGCTCAAAACAGAGACCGGGGCGTCAGCCTCCACCATCAGCCGGACGTTGCGGGCATTCGAGGACCGACACTGGGTCGAACGAATCGACCATCGCTACCAAGCCACAGAACTGGGTTCGTTCGTCGCAGACACCATCAGGGAAACCCTGGGCCGACTCGAAACGGAGCAAAAACTTCGATCCGAGTGGCGGTGTCTGCCGGACGACGCCATCTCACTCGAGGCTGTCGTAGATGCAACGATCACCTGCGCCACAGTGGACGACCCGTATCGACCCATTAGCCGGTTCGCCACGTTACTCGAGGAGACGACGACGCTCCGATTTGTCGGCTTCGAACTCGGTTTAGTCGAACCCTGTATCGAAGACCTCTGTGAACAGATAATCGACGGCATGGATGCCGTCATCATCGACCAACCGGCTGTCGCCAGCTATATCCGATCGACGTATCCGGTCCTCTCACGGCGAACGCTCGAGAGCGGGAACATCACCGTCTTTCTACAGGAGAAGTTACCACAGTGTGGCCTGAGTCTGTTCGACCATCGAGCCGCACTCTGTTTTTACGTCCCCGATACCGGAACCGTGCGGACGCTGCTCGATACCGACAATCCCGCGGTCTACCAGTGGGTCGAATCGACCTACGAAACGATTCGGGACAACGCAGAGCCAGTGACATTCGAAGATGGAGAGCTGCGTCCACTCGAGGCTGCAGCTGGCGAGGTCCCGACGTGGTCGCCGCCACCTCCCTGGTGA
- a CDS encoding NADPH-dependent FMN reductase yields the protein MSRPPQVLAVSSSLRAESYTRTALKYVLEAAEDAGAETTLLDLGAYDLPVYNPDIDDQGDGAAVLKLAREADAIAIGTPVYHGTFSGAFKNFHDYCGWDEFEDTTVGLLATAGGGSYGPTLDHLRSTMRGVHAWVLPHQVGIRNASDKFEYDPAAIDERAFIDSSLEDRVEKLGRQLVEYAFIDDRQPPEIPTTDD from the coding sequence ATGAGCCGTCCCCCACAGGTCCTCGCTGTCTCCTCGAGCCTCCGGGCGGAGAGTTACACGCGCACAGCCCTGAAATACGTCCTCGAGGCAGCTGAAGATGCCGGAGCCGAGACGACGTTACTCGACCTGGGTGCGTACGATCTTCCGGTGTACAACCCCGATATTGACGATCAAGGCGATGGCGCTGCAGTACTGAAGCTTGCCCGTGAGGCCGACGCAATCGCCATCGGCACGCCGGTCTACCATGGCACGTTCTCGGGTGCGTTCAAGAACTTCCACGATTACTGTGGCTGGGACGAGTTCGAGGACACCACCGTCGGCCTGCTGGCGACCGCCGGCGGCGGCTCCTACGGCCCGACCCTCGATCACCTGCGAAGTACGATGCGAGGCGTCCACGCCTGGGTGTTACCCCACCAGGTTGGGATTCGAAACGCCTCTGACAAGTTCGAGTACGACCCCGCCGCCATCGACGAGCGCGCGTTCATCGACTCGAGTCTCGAAGACAGAGTAGAGAAACTCGGCCGTCAGCTCGTGGAGTACGCCTTCATCGACGACCGGCAGCCTCCAGAGATCCCGACCACGGACGACTGA
- a CDS encoding DUF7563 family protein, with the protein MPTCNHCGAHVSERFARVFADANGEIHACISCSANAGIAEVARERARGT; encoded by the coding sequence ATGCCCACGTGTAACCATTGCGGCGCGCATGTGTCCGAACGCTTTGCACGCGTCTTTGCGGACGCGAACGGCGAGATTCACGCGTGCATCAGCTGTTCGGCCAACGCAGGAATCGCCGAAGTCGCCAGAGAGCGCGCCAGAGGCACCTGA
- a CDS encoding GIY-YIG nuclease family protein translates to MAAHVVYVLECADGSLYTGYTTDLERRVDEHNRGVGAKYTRGRTPVEVVYSERYESKSAAMSREYAIKQLTRVQKERLVGLEGG, encoded by the coding sequence ATGGCCGCCCACGTCGTCTACGTGCTCGAGTGTGCTGATGGGTCACTGTATACGGGCTACACCACCGACCTCGAGCGACGGGTCGACGAACATAACCGCGGCGTCGGTGCGAAGTATACCCGCGGGCGAACACCCGTCGAGGTCGTCTACAGCGAGCGCTACGAGAGCAAATCTGCGGCGATGTCACGGGAGTACGCTATCAAGCAACTCACGCGCGTCCAGAAGGAACGGCTGGTCGGTCTCGAGGGAGGATAA
- the ligA gene encoding NAD-dependent DNA ligase LigA yields the protein MTDAIEDNPYLRDPPTEFEPVDSLEPERAERQVEALRAAIREHDRRYYVENDPIIADRAYDRLFSRLQELEDAFDLAHLDSPTRGVGGEPLEAFETVEHVAPMLSIDQSGEADDVRAFDDRVRRELEAAGYDGEIAYVCEPKFDGVSMAFTYNEGSLERAVTRGDGREGDDVTRNARTIGSVPQRLHDDPPEFLAVRGEVYMPKDAFREHNRERIERGEEPFANPRNATAGTIRQLDPSVVANRPLEVFYFDVLEASSLEDTHLEALEAFPDYGLRVNDRVERVEDIDGAIEYRDRLLEERDGLDYEIDGVVIKVDSREAREELGQTARHDRWAFAYKFPARAEVTTIGDVAVQVGRTGRVTPVALLDPVDVGGVTVSRASLHNPEEIAEKNVNVGDTVRVQRAGDVIPYVEEVVEKGSEGHYELPEHCPICDSVIERDGPLAYCTGGLACDAQLRRSIEYYAGDDGLDLEGLGEKTVRQLLEAGLLESVADLYALPERREKLLALEGWGETSVENLVAEIEASCEPALADFLSALGIPHVGPTTARELAREFGTFEAFRTTAEDTPAELEGVDDVGETVAQTIHEFFASDANAAAVDAILEAVDPQESALESGGDALEGLTFVFTGALEDVTRDEAQAFVETHGANATSSVSGNTDYLVVGSRPGSTKLEDAEANDVPVLEEDDFFALLESEGLALE from the coding sequence ATGACTGACGCCATCGAAGACAACCCGTATCTTCGTGATCCGCCGACGGAGTTCGAGCCCGTTGACTCGCTCGAACCTGAGCGAGCCGAACGCCAGGTCGAGGCGCTCCGGGCGGCTATTCGCGAACACGACCGACGCTACTACGTCGAGAACGACCCGATAATTGCTGACCGGGCCTACGACCGGCTGTTCTCCCGCTTGCAGGAACTCGAGGACGCGTTCGACCTGGCCCATCTGGACAGCCCGACCCGCGGGGTGGGCGGCGAACCACTCGAGGCGTTCGAGACCGTCGAACACGTCGCCCCGATGCTCTCGATCGACCAGAGCGGCGAGGCCGACGACGTTCGCGCGTTCGACGACCGCGTTCGACGCGAACTCGAGGCGGCGGGCTACGACGGGGAAATCGCCTACGTCTGTGAGCCGAAATTCGACGGCGTTTCGATGGCCTTTACGTACAACGAGGGGAGCCTCGAGCGGGCGGTTACCCGCGGAGACGGTCGCGAGGGTGACGATGTGACGCGAAACGCCCGAACAATCGGTTCTGTTCCACAGCGGTTACACGACGACCCGCCCGAGTTTCTGGCGGTCCGGGGTGAGGTCTACATGCCCAAAGACGCCTTCCGGGAACACAACCGCGAGCGAATCGAACGCGGGGAGGAGCCGTTTGCCAACCCGCGAAACGCGACGGCCGGGACGATTCGCCAACTGGACCCGTCGGTCGTCGCCAACCGCCCCCTCGAGGTCTTTTACTTCGACGTACTCGAGGCGAGTTCCCTCGAAGATACCCATCTCGAAGCACTCGAGGCGTTTCCCGACTACGGGTTGCGGGTCAACGACCGGGTCGAACGCGTCGAGGACATCGATGGAGCCATCGAGTATCGGGACCGGTTGCTCGAGGAACGCGACGGGTTGGACTACGAAATCGACGGCGTCGTGATCAAGGTCGATTCCCGGGAAGCCCGTGAGGAACTCGGACAGACCGCCCGCCACGACCGCTGGGCCTTCGCCTACAAGTTCCCCGCGCGAGCGGAGGTGACGACCATCGGTGACGTGGCGGTACAGGTGGGTCGAACCGGCCGCGTCACGCCCGTCGCGTTGCTCGACCCCGTCGACGTCGGCGGCGTCACCGTCTCGCGAGCGAGTCTGCACAACCCCGAGGAGATCGCCGAAAAGAACGTCAACGTCGGCGATACGGTTCGCGTCCAGCGCGCTGGCGACGTTATTCCCTACGTCGAGGAAGTCGTCGAGAAAGGGAGCGAGGGCCACTACGAACTCCCCGAGCACTGCCCGATCTGTGACAGTGTTATCGAACGAGACGGCCCGCTCGCGTACTGTACCGGTGGGTTGGCCTGTGACGCCCAGCTTCGGCGCTCCATCGAGTACTACGCGGGCGACGACGGTCTCGACCTCGAGGGCCTGGGCGAGAAGACGGTCCGCCAACTGCTCGAGGCTGGGCTCCTCGAGAGCGTCGCCGACCTCTATGCGTTGCCCGAACGACGCGAGAAACTGCTCGCCCTCGAGGGCTGGGGTGAAACGAGCGTGGAGAATCTCGTGGCCGAAATCGAGGCGAGTTGCGAACCCGCCTTGGCTGACTTTCTCTCGGCGCTCGGCATTCCACACGTCGGCCCGACGACCGCACGAGAACTGGCCCGAGAGTTCGGCACCTTCGAGGCGTTCCGTACGACGGCCGAGGATACTCCAGCGGAACTCGAGGGTGTTGACGACGTCGGTGAGACGGTCGCACAGACCATCCACGAGTTCTTCGCCAGCGACGCGAACGCGGCTGCCGTTGACGCTATCCTCGAGGCCGTCGACCCACAGGAGTCGGCCCTCGAGTCTGGTGGCGACGCCCTCGAGGGACTGACGTTCGTGTTCACGGGGGCACTCGAGGACGTCACTCGCGATGAAGCCCAGGCGTTCGTCGAAACCCATGGTGCGAACGCAACGAGCAGCGTCTCGGGCAACACCGACTATCTGGTCGTCGGCTCGCGACCCGGGTCGACGAAACTCGAGGACGCCGAGGCGAACGACGTTCCGGTGCTCGAGGAGGACGACTTTTTCGCGTTGCTCGAGTCAGAAGGGCTGGCCCTCGAGTAG
- the larB gene encoding nickel pincer cofactor biosynthesis protein LarB produces the protein MRELLEAVAAGEISPAEAEGRLNGYVTEEAGRFDAARPARRGIPEAILAEGKSVSQVQSLTVTSLETTGRALLTRLRDEQVSPLETHLEREAPEATVDRRGSTMLVTAETDDRPSVPATVAIVTAGTVDGPVADEAELVCVDGGLEVDRLEDVGVAALDRLLDQVERLRAADVCIVVAGREGALATVVAGLVNTPVIGVPVSSGYGHGGDGEAALAGMLQSCTVLSVVNIDAGFVAGAQATLIGRAVADVS, from the coding sequence ATGCGTGAACTGCTCGAGGCCGTGGCGGCCGGAGAAATCTCACCCGCCGAGGCCGAGGGACGACTCAACGGCTACGTGACCGAGGAGGCCGGCCGATTCGACGCGGCCAGACCTGCCCGACGCGGCATTCCCGAAGCCATTCTGGCCGAGGGTAAGTCGGTGTCGCAGGTACAGAGTTTGACTGTCACCTCACTCGAGACGACCGGTCGGGCACTACTGACGCGATTACGCGACGAACAGGTATCGCCACTGGAGACACACCTCGAACGGGAAGCCCCCGAGGCAACGGTCGACCGCCGTGGCTCGACGATGCTCGTCACCGCCGAGACGGACGACCGTCCGAGCGTTCCGGCGACGGTCGCTATCGTGACGGCCGGAACCGTCGATGGCCCGGTTGCTGACGAGGCGGAACTCGTCTGTGTCGACGGCGGCCTCGAGGTGGACCGGCTGGAGGACGTCGGCGTCGCGGCACTGGATCGGCTGCTAGATCAGGTCGAGCGGTTGCGAGCGGCCGACGTCTGCATCGTCGTTGCTGGCCGCGAGGGTGCGCTGGCGACCGTCGTCGCGGGGCTGGTGAACACTCCGGTGATCGGGGTGCCAGTCTCGAGCGGCTATGGCCACGGTGGCGATGGTGAGGCCGCACTTGCCGGAATGTTACAGTCCTGTACGGTACTCTCGGTCGTCAATATCGACGCAGGATTCGTCGCTGGCGCTCAGGCGACGTTGATCGGTCGGGCAGTGGCGGACGTTTCGTGA
- the fni gene encoding type 2 isopentenyl-diphosphate Delta-isomerase, producing MPETSDRKDDHIRIIEEEDVETSGTGFGDIDLVHEALPEIHRDEIDTSIEFLGDELAAPIVIESMTGGHPNTTKINRSLAGAAQEVGVAMGVGSQRAGLELEDDGVLESYTVVREAAPDAFLYGNVGAAQLLEYDVDAVERAVDMIEADAMAIHLNFLQEAVQPEGDVDARGCLEAIERVASALSVPVIVKETGNGISRSTAERLTDAGVDAIDVAGKGGTTWSGIESYRAAAVGARRQEQVGQLFRAWGVPTAVSTLESSGVHETVIASGGVRSGLDIAKAIALGATAGGLAKPFLSPAGQGQDAVVDTLETLLLELKTAMFVTGSATVEELQETEYVVLGRTREYLEG from the coding sequence ATGCCCGAGACATCCGACCGAAAAGACGACCACATTCGTATCATCGAAGAAGAAGACGTCGAAACCTCGGGGACCGGGTTCGGCGATATCGACCTCGTGCACGAGGCACTCCCGGAGATTCACCGGGACGAAATCGACACGAGTATCGAGTTCCTTGGCGACGAGCTGGCAGCTCCAATCGTCATCGAGAGTATGACGGGGGGCCACCCGAACACGACCAAAATCAACCGGTCGCTCGCCGGAGCGGCCCAGGAAGTCGGCGTGGCCATGGGCGTCGGTAGCCAACGGGCTGGCCTCGAACTCGAGGACGATGGCGTGCTCGAGTCCTACACCGTCGTCCGCGAAGCGGCCCCGGACGCGTTCCTCTACGGTAACGTTGGTGCGGCCCAATTGCTCGAGTACGACGTCGACGCGGTCGAACGCGCCGTCGACATGATCGAGGCCGACGCGATGGCGATCCACCTCAACTTCCTGCAAGAAGCCGTCCAGCCCGAAGGCGACGTTGACGCTCGAGGCTGTCTCGAAGCGATCGAACGGGTTGCGAGTGCGCTCTCGGTACCGGTCATCGTCAAAGAGACCGGCAACGGGATCTCCCGGTCGACGGCCGAACGGCTGACCGACGCGGGTGTCGACGCCATCGACGTCGCCGGCAAGGGCGGAACCACGTGGTCGGGCATCGAATCCTATCGCGCGGCGGCTGTCGGCGCGCGACGACAGGAACAGGTCGGCCAACTGTTTCGTGCCTGGGGGGTCCCCACGGCCGTCAGCACGCTCGAGTCGAGTGGCGTCCACGAGACGGTGATCGCCAGCGGCGGCGTCCGGTCGGGGCTCGATATCGCGAAGGCGATTGCCCTGGGTGCGACCGCTGGCGGCCTCGCAAAACCGTTCCTCTCGCCCGCGGGACAGGGGCAGGATGCCGTCGTCGACACCCTCGAAACCCTGCTGCTCGAGCTCAAAACGGCGATGTTTGTCACGGGATCGGCCACGGTCGAGGAGCTACAGGAGACCGAGTACGTCGTGCTCGGACGGACGCGTGAGTACCTCGAAGGGTAG